The Candidatus Methylomirabilota bacterium DNA segment TGCAGGAGAGCTTCGGCATCGTCTTCCTCGAGGCCATGGCGGCGGGGCTCCCGGTTGTCGCCTGCCGGGCCGCCGCGACCCCGGAGGTGGTCGAGGACGGCGTGACGGGCCTGCTCGCGCCGCCGCGCGACCCCGCGGGCCTTGCCCGGGCGCTCGAGGCGCTGGCCGTCGATCCCGCGCGGGCGCGCGCCATGGGCGAGGCTGGGCGCCGCGCGGTGCCCGCCTACGTACCCGAACGGGTCGCCGCTCGGTTCCTGGAAGCGGTAAGATTGGGCCTCGAAGGGGGGCAATCCCGATGAGCGCCGGTCACGTGTACGCGACTCGGAAGTTTACGTTCTCCGCGGCCCACCGCTACTGGCGGGACGAGTGGAGCTTTGCTGAGAACCGCCGCGTCTTCGGGAACCTTACCGTCTCCCACGGGCACAACTACGTGCTTGAAGTGACGGTCCGCGGCCCGGTGGACGCTCAGACCGGCATGGTCATGGACCTCGCCGAGCTGAAGCGCGTGGTGTCGGACGCCGTCGTTCAGCGCTTCGACCACGCCGATCTCAACGCCGACCCGCTCTTCGCCCAGGGCGCCGTGCCGACCACCGAGAACCTCGTCCGCCCGGTGTGGGATCTGCTGGCGCCGAAGCTGGGGCAGGAGAGGCTCTGGCGGCTGAGACTCTGGGAGGATCCGACCTTCTACGTGGAGTATTTCGGCGCATGAGCGCGATCGAGCTGACGCGGCAG contains these protein-coding regions:
- a CDS encoding 6-carboxytetrahydropterin synthase, whose translation is MSAGHVYATRKFTFSAAHRYWRDEWSFAENRRVFGNLTVSHGHNYVLEVTVRGPVDAQTGMVMDLAELKRVVSDAVVQRFDHADLNADPLFAQGAVPTTENLVRPVWDLLAPKLGQERLWRLRLWEDPTFYVEYFGA